One window of Parabacteroides sp. FAFU027 genomic DNA carries:
- a CDS encoding Nif3-like dinuclear metal center hexameric protein — translation MAKIKEIISAIEEFAPLAFQESYDNSGVQVGDAGQEAKSALVCIDVTEAVVDEAITKGCNLIIAHHPLVFKDLRSLTGKDYIEKCLIKAIKNDIVIYAAHTNLDNAWGGVSFKMAEKLGLKNIKVLAPVDGKLLKLVTFVPVSHIDIIRNSLFTAGAGHIGNYDQCSYNSEGYGTFRAGEGANPFCGQQGEMHKESEVRLETIFPSHIKGNVIRALLSAHPYEEPAFDIIALENEWNQVGSGVIGELERAEDELSVLGKIKQVFEVSTVKYSPLQNKQVTNIAICGGSGSFLIIDALRAGADLFLTGEIKYHDFFNHRNSILLADIGHYESEQYTIELICEIIRKKFPTFAVHFTECKTNQINYL, via the coding sequence ATGGCTAAAATCAAGGAGATAATCTCTGCAATTGAAGAATTTGCGCCGCTTGCTTTTCAGGAGAGTTACGATAATTCCGGAGTGCAGGTTGGTGATGCCGGTCAGGAGGCAAAATCTGCATTGGTTTGCATTGACGTGACTGAGGCTGTCGTTGATGAGGCTATTACGAAAGGATGCAATCTGATTATAGCTCATCATCCGCTGGTTTTCAAAGATTTAAGATCGCTGACCGGAAAAGATTATATCGAAAAATGCTTGATAAAAGCCATTAAAAATGATATTGTCATATATGCGGCTCATACCAATCTGGATAATGCCTGGGGTGGAGTGAGTTTTAAAATGGCAGAAAAACTGGGGCTAAAAAACATTAAGGTCTTGGCTCCGGTTGATGGCAAGCTGCTAAAACTGGTGACTTTTGTACCTGTATCACACATTGATATTATTCGCAATTCTCTTTTTACTGCTGGTGCCGGTCATATTGGAAATTATGATCAGTGTAGCTATAATTCAGAAGGCTACGGTACTTTCCGGGCAGGAGAGGGGGCGAATCCTTTCTGTGGACAGCAAGGGGAGATGCACAAAGAGTCGGAAGTTCGCCTCGAAACCATTTTTCCAAGCCATATTAAAGGAAATGTGATTCGAGCTTTGCTTTCAGCGCATCCTTACGAAGAACCGGCGTTTGATATTATAGCATTGGAAAATGAATGGAATCAAGTTGGTTCGGGTGTGATTGGTGAATTGGAGAGGGCAGAAGATGAGCTTTCTGTATTGGGAAAAATCAAACAGGTATTTGAGGTTTCTACTGTAAAGTATTCACCCTTGCAAAATAAACAGGTAACGAACATTGCTATCTGTGGCGGAAGCGGTTCTTTTCTGATTATAGATGCTCTTAGAGCCGGTGCAGACCTCTTTTTGACTGGAGAGATTAAGTATCATGACTTTTTCAATCATCGTAATTCGATATTGCTTGCTGATATTGGCCATTATGAGTCGGAGCAATATACAATTGAGCTTATTTGTGAGATTATTCGGAAAAAATTCCCTACATTTGCCGTTCATTTCACGGAGTGTAAAACTAATCAGATAAATTATTTATAA
- a CDS encoding AMP nucleosidase: protein MKTKQEIVNNWLPRYTGRSLKDFPEYILLTNFNQYVEIFAEHFEVLLVTEVNMPNAIADGIMIINFGMGTANAATIMDLLTAIHPKAVLFLGKCGGLKKVNSIGDFILPIAAIRGEGTSNIYMPAEVPALPAFSLQRAVSSTIRNHEKDYWTGTVYTTNRRVWEHDDVFKNYLKRTRCMGIDMETATLFTVGFANEIPTGALLLVTDQPMIPEGVKTEKSDKIVNESFVKDHVLIGIDALRILLEKRTTVKHLRFD, encoded by the coding sequence ATGAAGACAAAACAAGAGATTGTCAATAATTGGCTTCCCCGATATACCGGGCGTTCACTAAAGGATTTTCCCGAATATATTTTACTCACGAATTTCAATCAGTATGTTGAGATTTTTGCAGAGCATTTTGAAGTCCTGCTAGTGACGGAGGTGAATATGCCCAATGCCATTGCGGATGGTATTATGATAATCAATTTTGGTATGGGGACTGCAAATGCCGCAACCATAATGGATTTATTGACAGCGATCCATCCAAAAGCTGTTCTTTTTCTGGGTAAATGTGGTGGGCTTAAAAAGGTTAACTCTATCGGGGATTTTATATTGCCAATTGCTGCCATCAGGGGAGAAGGAACCTCTAATATATATATGCCTGCTGAAGTTCCGGCTTTGCCTGCATTTAGTCTTCAGCGTGCAGTGTCAAGTACGATCCGGAATCATGAGAAGGATTACTGGACCGGGACGGTATATACCACAAACCGCCGTGTATGGGAGCATGATGATGTATTTAAAAATTATCTGAAGCGAACCCGGTGTATGGGAATTGATATGGAGACTGCCACATTGTTTACAGTCGGTTTTGCAAATGAAATACCAACAGGAGCCTTGTTGTTGGTGACAGATCAGCCCATGATTCCCGAGGGGGTTAAAACAGAGAAAAGTGATAAGATTGTAAATGAGTCTTTTGTAAAAGACCATGTCCTGATCGGGATAGATGCGCTGAGGATCCTCCTTGAAAAACGAACCACTGTTAAACACCTAAGATTTGACTAA
- a CDS encoding zinc ribbon domain-containing protein, whose translation MATTAKTKVDSPTKEMTVEEKLQALHELQTILSEIDRIKTLRGELPLEVQDLEDEVAGLETRIQNYKNEIEDLASKVSAKKIEINNAKDLIEKYKAQQENVRNNKEFDFLSKEMEFQSLEIELCEKRIREFTAQSKTKSEELAASTEVLQEKKADLESKKSELDDIIAETKQDEERLRNKAKKLEANIEVRLLTAFKRIRKNARNGLAIVPIQRDACGGCFNKIPPQKQMDVKMRKKIIVCEYCGRVMIDSELAGVE comes from the coding sequence ATGGCTACTACTGCGAAGACAAAAGTGGACTCACCTACTAAAGAGATGACAGTGGAAGAAAAACTTCAGGCACTGCACGAATTACAAACCATACTTTCAGAAATCGACAGAATCAAAACGCTGCGCGGTGAGCTTCCTTTGGAGGTTCAGGACCTGGAAGATGAAGTGGCCGGTTTAGAGACCCGTATCCAAAACTACAAAAATGAAATCGAGGACTTGGCGAGTAAAGTTAGCGCTAAGAAAATCGAAATCAATAATGCGAAAGACCTGATTGAAAAATATAAAGCTCAGCAGGAGAATGTTCGCAACAATAAAGAGTTTGATTTCCTTTCAAAAGAGATGGAGTTCCAGTCGCTTGAGATCGAATTGTGCGAAAAACGCATTCGTGAATTTACGGCTCAATCAAAAACTAAATCAGAAGAACTGGCTGCAAGTACAGAAGTGCTTCAGGAGAAAAAGGCTGATTTAGAGTCTAAAAAGAGTGAGTTGGATGATATCATCGCAGAAACTAAACAGGATGAAGAGCGTTTGCGTAACAAAGCTAAAAAGCTGGAAGCCAACATTGAAGTTCGTCTGTTGACTGCATTCAAACGTATCCGTAAAAATGCACGTAATGGTTTGGCTATCGTTCCTATTCAGCGTGATGCTTGTGGTGGTTGCTTTAACAAGATTCCACCTCAGAAGCAAATGGACGTAAAGATGAGAAAGAAAATCATCGTTTGCGAATATTGTGGTCGTGTAATGATCGACTCTGAATTGGCTGGTGTTGAGTAA
- a CDS encoding type I restriction enzyme HsdR N-terminal domain-containing protein translates to MLRLNLPPFPFKIVRNESNVTIFDPLRKKYVALTPEEWVRQHFVQYLINERGFPGALIANEVSIKLHRTSKRCDTVVYDNQLNPLALVEYKAPEVEITQKVFEQISRYNIVFKVPYLIISNGLSHYCCQIDYENQRISFLKEIPTYQEIIQNK, encoded by the coding sequence ATGTTAAGATTAAACCTTCCGCCTTTTCCCTTTAAAATCGTGCGCAACGAAAGCAACGTTACAATTTTTGATCCTCTACGAAAGAAATACGTAGCGCTAACACCGGAAGAGTGGGTAAGGCAACATTTTGTGCAATATCTGATTAATGAAAGAGGGTTCCCCGGCGCACTTATTGCAAACGAGGTCAGTATAAAATTGCATCGAACATCTAAACGCTGTGATACTGTTGTTTACGACAACCAACTCAACCCTTTGGCCCTGGTGGAATACAAAGCTCCTGAAGTGGAAATTACGCAAAAGGTATTCGAGCAAATCAGTCGATACAATATCGTATTTAAGGTTCCATACCTTATTATCAGCAATGGACTCTCCCATTATTGCTGCCAGATTGATTACGAAAATCAACGGATTTCATTCTTAAAAGAGATTCCAACCTATCAGGAGATTATACAAAACAAATAG
- the aspS gene encoding aspartate--tRNA ligase — MYRTRTCGELRLTDVDQVVTLSGWVQKIRKMGGMTFVDLRDRYGVTQLVFNQEVDAELCEKANKLGREFVIQAIGTVKERSSKNANIATGEIEIIVSQLNILNASDVPPFTIEDETDGGDDIRMQYRYLDLRRNPVRANLELRHKMAFETRRYLDQQNFLEVETPILIKSTPEGARDFVVPSRMNPGQFYALPQSPQLFKQLLMVSGFDRYFQIAKCFRDEDLRADRQPEFTQIDCEMSFVEQEDVLNIFEGMAKHLFKTIKGVELKGDFPRMPYSDAMKYYGSDKPDIRFDMKFVELKDLTEGKNFVVFDRVEYVGGICAKGCASYTRKQIDELTDFVKRPQIGAKGLIYVKCEADGSFKSSVDKFYTADDLKKWAERCGAQPGDLILILPGEKTKAQKQLCELRLEMGSRLGLRDKNVFAPLWVIDFPLFEWDEESQRFFAMHHPFTSPKPEDIQFLDSDPGKVRANAYDMVINGVELGGGSIRIHDSKLQKKMFELLGFTDEQAQSQFGFLMDAFKYGAPPHGGLAFGLDRFVSLFAGLDSIRDCIAFPKNNSGRDVMNDAPAPIDPAQLEELNLILNIKEQK; from the coding sequence ATGTATAGAACACGTACTTGCGGCGAGTTGCGCCTAACTGATGTAGATCAGGTTGTTACCCTTTCCGGGTGGGTTCAGAAAATTCGTAAAATGGGAGGGATGACCTTTGTGGATCTCCGTGACCGTTATGGCGTAACTCAGTTAGTATTCAATCAGGAGGTTGATGCCGAGTTATGCGAAAAGGCTAATAAATTGGGCCGTGAATTTGTAATTCAGGCAATCGGTACAGTAAAAGAGCGTTCAAGCAAAAATGCCAATATTGCAACCGGCGAAATCGAAATTATTGTAAGTCAATTGAATATATTGAATGCGTCGGATGTTCCACCGTTTACTATCGAAGATGAGACCGATGGGGGTGATGATATCCGTATGCAATACCGTTATCTGGATTTGAGAAGAAATCCGGTACGGGCTAATCTGGAGCTTCGCCATAAAATGGCATTTGAAACCCGTCGTTACCTTGATCAGCAAAACTTCTTAGAAGTAGAAACTCCGATTTTGATCAAATCTACACCTGAAGGTGCGCGCGACTTTGTGGTTCCATCACGTATGAATCCGGGACAGTTTTACGCTCTTCCACAATCACCGCAGTTATTCAAGCAATTGCTGATGGTTTCGGGATTTGACCGTTACTTCCAGATTGCAAAATGTTTCCGTGATGAAGATTTGCGAGCAGACCGTCAGCCTGAATTTACCCAAATTGACTGCGAAATGTCGTTTGTGGAGCAGGAAGATGTACTCAATATCTTTGAAGGTATGGCAAAACATCTTTTCAAAACCATCAAAGGAGTGGAGTTGAAAGGTGATTTCCCAAGAATGCCTTATTCAGATGCAATGAAATATTACGGTTCGGACAAGCCGGATATTCGTTTCGATATGAAATTTGTAGAACTGAAAGACTTGACTGAAGGCAAAAATTTCGTTGTGTTTGACAGAGTGGAATATGTGGGCGGTATTTGTGCAAAAGGATGTGCAAGCTATACCCGCAAACAAATTGATGAGCTGACCGACTTTGTAAAACGTCCGCAAATCGGAGCCAAAGGTCTTATTTATGTAAAATGTGAGGCTGATGGCAGTTTCAAATCTTCAGTAGATAAATTCTATACTGCCGATGATTTGAAAAAATGGGCTGAACGTTGTGGTGCTCAACCGGGCGATTTGATTCTTATACTTCCGGGAGAGAAAACCAAAGCACAGAAACAGTTGTGTGAACTACGTCTTGAGATGGGTAGCCGTCTGGGATTACGTGACAAAAATGTATTTGCTCCGCTTTGGGTAATCGACTTCCCATTGTTTGAGTGGGATGAAGAGTCTCAGCGTTTCTTTGCAATGCACCACCCGTTCACTTCTCCGAAACCGGAGGATATTCAATTCCTTGACTCTGACCCTGGTAAAGTACGTGCCAATGCTTACGATATGGTAATCAATGGTGTAGAACTTGGCGGTGGTTCCATCCGTATTCACGACAGTAAGCTTCAAAAGAAAATGTTTGAATTGCTCGGCTTTACCGATGAACAGGCTCAGTCTCAGTTCGGCTTCCTGATGGATGCGTTCAAATACGGAGCGCCTCCTCACGGTGGTTTGGCGTTTGGTCTGGATCGTTTCGTGTCATTGTTTGCCGGATTGGATTCAATTCGCGACTGCATCGCATTCCCGAAAAACAACTCAGGTCGCGATGTGATGAACGATGCTCCGGCACCGATTGACCCGGCTCAGTTGGAAGAACTGAATCTCATTTTGAATATAAAAGAACAGAAATAA